One stretch of Brevibacillus laterosporus DNA includes these proteins:
- a CDS encoding class I SAM-dependent methyltransferase, with the protein MIDNQESHTAKFVTYLRAYYSQNIKEPIFNDHLAYEFLTPKEYEMFSHEAEKMNVDHDFNRLLNMTMTRYRYTEDELHKAIHQGLQQYVILGAGMDSFGFRNKEVLNELKVFEVDHPATQSFKLNRVKELKWHIPENLIHIPIDFMKTNVKDGMKQSFDSNAFSFFSWLGVTMYLTKEAVFETLQSISNLAPSGSIVIFDYFDYNDEKYVSKHGPTENTKNMLEYLEKIGEPVKMGFNLSTITEDLANVGFILKENQNFYDLHVKYIKNELIDKQTLQNYYIALAVVK; encoded by the coding sequence GTGATTGATAATCAAGAGAGCCATACCGCTAAGTTTGTGACTTATTTAAGAGCTTACTATTCACAAAACATTAAAGAACCCATTTTTAATGATCATTTAGCTTATGAATTTTTAACACCAAAAGAATATGAAATGTTTAGTCACGAAGCAGAAAAAATGAATGTAGATCATGACTTTAACCGTTTATTAAACATGACGATGACAAGATACAGGTATACAGAAGATGAGCTTCACAAAGCTATTCATCAAGGATTACAACAATATGTTATTTTGGGTGCAGGCATGGATTCTTTTGGTTTTAGGAACAAAGAGGTATTAAACGAACTCAAAGTTTTTGAAGTGGATCATCCTGCTACTCAATCGTTTAAATTGAATCGAGTAAAAGAGTTGAAATGGCACATACCAGAGAATCTAATCCATATTCCAATCGATTTTATGAAAACAAATGTAAAAGATGGAATGAAACAATCATTTGATTCAAATGCCTTTAGTTTTTTTAGTTGGTTAGGGGTAACGATGTATCTAACCAAGGAAGCAGTATTTGAAACATTACAATCTATTTCCAATCTCGCACCTTCAGGAAGTATCGTTATATTTGATTATTTTGATTATAATGACGAGAAGTATGTAAGTAAACATGGCCCTACTGAAAATACTAAAAATATGCTAGAGTATTTAGAAAAAATAGGAGAACCTGTTAAAATGGGTTTTAATTTATCTACAATAACAGAAGACCTAGCAAATGTGGGTTTTATTTTAAAAGAAAATCAAAATTTTTATGATTTGCATGTAAAATATATAAAAAACGAACTAATTGATAAACAAACATTACAAAATTATTACATTGCATTAGCAGTCGTAAAATGA
- the folE gene encoding GTP cyclohydrolase I FolE, with protein MNVDHEKIKQAVRMILEAVGENPDREGLLDTPKRVAKMYAEAFEGMSVNEEIYFETIFSEDHEEIVLVKDIPFYSMCEHHLVPFFGKAHVAYIPKGGRVVGLSKLARAVETVARRPQLQERITSTVANAIMKKLDPHGVMVMVEAEHMCMTMRGVKKPGSSTVTTAVRGVFEKDANARAEVLQYIKA; from the coding sequence ATGAATGTAGATCACGAAAAAATCAAACAAGCTGTTCGAATGATCCTAGAAGCTGTTGGTGAAAACCCAGACCGCGAAGGCTTATTGGATACACCAAAACGCGTAGCAAAAATGTACGCAGAAGCTTTTGAAGGCATGAGTGTTAACGAAGAAATTTACTTCGAAACCATATTCAGCGAAGATCATGAAGAAATTGTACTTGTTAAAGATATTCCTTTTTATTCTATGTGTGAACACCATTTGGTACCGTTTTTCGGAAAAGCGCATGTAGCTTACATACCAAAAGGTGGACGAGTTGTAGGATTGAGTAAGTTAGCACGAGCTGTAGAAACCGTAGCGCGTCGCCCACAATTGCAAGAACGCATTACTTCCACAGTAGCTAACGCGATTATGAAGAAGCTAGATCCACACGGTGTTATGGTGATGGTAGAAGCAGAACATATGTGCATGACTATGCGCGGTGTGAAAAAACCGGGTTCTTCTACTGTAACTACAGCTGTTCGTGGAGTGTTCGAAAAAGATGCTAATGCACGTGCAGAGGTTTTACAATACATCAAAGCTTAG
- the spoIVA gene encoding stage IV sporulation protein A, whose product MERIDIFKDIAERTGGDIYLGIVGPVRTGKSTFIKRFMEQAVIPNIPSEADRIRATDELPQSASGKTIMTTEPKFVPNQAVQINVTEGLNINVRLVDCVGYTVAGAKGFEDENGPRMVNTPWYEEPVPFEEAAEVGTRKVIQEHSTIGIVVTTDGSIAEIPREGYVDAEERVVAELKEVGKPFVILINSTRPRSEETQALRLELQEKYDVPAVALSVDSMTESEILLILKEVLFEFPVHEVNVNLPSWVMVLEGGHWLRQNYEEAVGETVKDIRRLRDVDRVVGQFNEYEFIEKAALAGMDMGHGVAEIDLVAPDYLYDQILMEIVGEEISGKDHLLRIMQEFAHAKREYDQVAEALHMVRSTGYGIAAPSLHEMTLDEPEMIRQGPRFGVRLKATAPSIHMIRVDVESEFAPIIGTEKQSEELVRYLMQDFDKDPLAIWNSDIFGRSLHSIVREGIQAKILMMPDNARYKLQETLGRIINEGSGGLIAIIL is encoded by the coding sequence GTGGAACGAATCGATATCTTTAAAGACATAGCAGAACGTACGGGCGGTGATATTTATCTTGGGATTGTGGGTCCCGTCCGTACTGGTAAGTCAACCTTCATTAAACGGTTTATGGAGCAAGCGGTCATTCCTAACATTCCATCCGAGGCGGATCGTATTCGTGCCACGGATGAACTACCGCAGAGTGCTTCTGGCAAAACCATCATGACGACCGAGCCCAAATTTGTACCCAACCAAGCAGTACAAATCAACGTAACAGAAGGCCTAAATATAAATGTGCGCCTTGTGGATTGCGTAGGATATACGGTAGCTGGAGCAAAAGGGTTTGAGGATGAAAATGGTCCTCGCATGGTAAATACACCTTGGTATGAGGAACCGGTTCCGTTTGAAGAGGCTGCGGAAGTAGGAACGCGGAAAGTCATCCAAGAGCATTCCACCATCGGAATTGTCGTGACCACAGACGGCAGCATTGCTGAAATTCCTCGTGAAGGCTATGTGGACGCAGAGGAACGTGTAGTAGCCGAATTGAAGGAAGTAGGCAAGCCTTTTGTGATCTTAATTAATTCGACGCGCCCACGCTCAGAAGAAACACAAGCACTACGTCTCGAACTGCAAGAGAAATATGATGTCCCGGCTGTGGCTCTCTCCGTTGATTCCATGACGGAGTCGGAAATTCTCTTGATTTTAAAAGAAGTATTATTTGAATTCCCTGTACATGAGGTAAACGTGAATCTGCCAAGCTGGGTCATGGTGCTGGAAGGTGGCCACTGGCTGCGTCAGAACTATGAAGAAGCAGTAGGAGAGACCGTAAAAGATATTCGTCGTCTACGCGATGTGGACCGCGTGGTAGGGCAATTTAATGAGTATGAATTTATTGAAAAAGCCGCATTAGCCGGTATGGATATGGGACACGGTGTAGCAGAGATTGATTTGGTGGCACCGGATTATCTGTACGATCAAATTCTTATGGAGATTGTTGGAGAGGAAATCAGTGGCAAGGATCATTTGCTCCGAATTATGCAAGAATTTGCCCATGCCAAACGCGAATATGATCAGGTGGCAGAGGCTCTGCATATGGTACGTTCCACAGGCTATGGCATTGCAGCTCCATCCCTACATGAAATGACTCTAGATGAGCCGGAAATGATTCGCCAAGGACCACGTTTTGGCGTGCGTCTAAAAGCTACAGCGCCGTCTATTCACATGATCCGCGTTGATGTGGAATCTGAGTTTGCTCCGATTATTGGTACGGAGAAACAGAGCGAAGAGCTCGTGCGATATTTGATGCAAGACTTTGACAAAGATCCGCTGGCTATCTGGAACTCCGACATCTTTGGTCGCTCCCTGCATTCCATTGTGCGCGAAGGTATACAAGCTAAGATTTTAATGATGCCTGATAATGCTCGCTATAAGCTACAAGAGACCCTTGGACGCATTATTAACGAAGGTTCAGGAGGACTCATTGCCATCATCTTGTAA
- the plsY gene encoding glycerol-3-phosphate 1-O-acyltransferase, translating to MVLISLVISYLLGSVSFSYLVAKKMAGIDIRSHGSGNAGATNTLRVLGKGPAIVVLLLDLLKGVLAMFITHWLTDGNAVAYAFSGVLAIVGHNWPIFYGFRGGKGIATTVGVALALSPLAFLICTILTIICIAITKYVSVGSLLFVTLFPVLIWFFKQDIYVFWITLAIPALAYYRHYSNLVNLWNGTERKLGDKSNRKLS from the coding sequence ATGGTGCTGATTTCTCTCGTCATCAGTTATTTGCTCGGTTCCGTTAGCTTTAGTTATTTAGTAGCAAAAAAAATGGCGGGTATCGACATCCGAAGTCACGGTAGTGGGAATGCTGGAGCGACTAATACGCTCCGCGTTCTCGGTAAAGGTCCTGCGATCGTTGTTTTGCTATTGGATTTGTTAAAAGGAGTGCTAGCAATGTTCATTACCCATTGGCTTACCGATGGGAATGCCGTGGCGTACGCCTTCTCTGGTGTTTTAGCGATCGTAGGCCACAATTGGCCAATTTTTTATGGATTCCGCGGTGGAAAGGGTATTGCTACAACAGTTGGGGTAGCTCTGGCCTTATCGCCACTAGCATTTTTGATTTGTACGATTCTGACTATTATTTGTATTGCTATTACCAAGTATGTCTCTGTGGGATCATTGCTTTTTGTTACATTATTTCCTGTATTGATTTGGTTTTTTAAACAGGACATTTATGTTTTTTGGATTACCTTGGCGATTCCTGCATTGGCTTATTATCGGCATTATTCCAACCTTGTTAATTTGTGGAACGGAACAGAACGCAAACTTGGTGATAAATCGAATAGGAAACTAAGCTGA
- a CDS encoding DUF2768 family protein — translation MYIDPMTKMNISLLAIFLMFVCNLLLLFSRKKAGTFLGIILKILAFLMLLLVFGMILIVLLV, via the coding sequence ATGTACATTGACCCCATGACTAAAATGAATATTTCGCTTCTTGCGATTTTTCTTATGTTTGTGTGCAATTTACTCTTATTATTCTCACGTAAAAAAGCGGGGACATTCCTAGGTATCATTCTGAAAATCTTGGCATTTCTCATGCTGTTGCTTGTGTTTGGTATGATTTTAATCGTGTTGCTAGTCTAG
- a CDS encoding NADH:quinone oxidoreductase, which yields MTKVTFYPSKKTVKARSGQTILQLSRVARVAIPTRCDGNAACMLCKITIEQGNVTPLSASEKRKLSERDQVRGIRLACQTRVTEEDVCIRVPESKWKSVVEKALERQRLEEEEW from the coding sequence ATGACAAAAGTAACATTTTATCCAAGTAAAAAAACCGTAAAAGCACGTTCTGGGCAAACCATTTTGCAGCTTTCCCGGGTAGCTCGTGTAGCCATACCTACCCGTTGTGATGGGAATGCTGCTTGTATGTTATGCAAAATTACGATTGAACAGGGCAATGTCACTCCGCTCTCCGCTAGCGAAAAACGTAAGCTATCTGAGCGTGATCAAGTGCGGGGGATACGTTTAGCTTGTCAGACGCGTGTGACAGAAGAGGATGTTTGTATTCGTGTTCCTGAGTCTAAATGGAAATCAGTTGTAGAGAAAGCCTTGGAGCGTCAACGCCTTGAGGAGGAAGAGTGGTAG
- a CDS encoding (2Fe-2S)-binding protein, translated as MKEMTLVTKLGTSHEVPIEKNMTIVKLAKKNKIQWGHACERGICAQCRTKVLEGAEFLNEITKEEKLRLKKAERQEHFRLGCQIQVKEEGTIRIWHAPY; from the coding sequence ATGAAAGAAATGACATTAGTTACTAAGCTAGGGACTTCTCATGAAGTGCCTATCGAAAAAAATATGACTATTGTAAAATTAGCAAAAAAAAATAAAATCCAATGGGGTCATGCATGCGAACGCGGAATCTGCGCACAATGCCGCACCAAAGTTTTGGAGGGGGCAGAATTTCTTAATGAAATCACAAAAGAAGAGAAGCTACGTCTGAAGAAAGCAGAGCGTCAGGAGCATTTTCGTTTAGGGTGCCAAATCCAAGTGAAGGAAGAGGGAACCATACGAATATGGCATGCCCCATACTAA
- a CDS encoding HU family DNA-binding protein — translation MNKTELIAKVAETSELTKKDATKAVDAVLDAISDALKDGDKVQLIGFGNFEVRERAARKGRNPQTGEEIEIASSKIPAFKPGKQLKDSIK, via the coding sequence ATGAATAAAACAGAACTCATTGCAAAAGTAGCTGAAACGTCTGAACTAACTAAGAAAGACGCTACAAAAGCAGTTGACGCTGTTCTTGATGCGATTTCTGATGCGCTAAAAGATGGTGACAAAGTCCAATTGATTGGTTTTGGAAACTTCGAAGTGCGCGAGCGTGCTGCTCGTAAAGGCCGCAACCCACAAACAGGGGAAGAGATCGAGATCGCTTCCAGTAAGATTCCTGCCTTCAAACCTGGTAAACAGCTGAAGGATTCAATCAAATAG
- a CDS encoding lectin produces MLRKVTASFFLLAMMLLFSIPAFAASGEDHLYPGEKLVKGQYLKSSNGEYQFVLQDDGNLVLYGRGRALWASNTNGSATSNVIMQGDGNLVIYGYPNAIWHSGTYNNPGARLIVQNDGNVVIYLGQKAIWATGTN; encoded by the coding sequence GTGTTAAGAAAGGTTACTGCTTCATTTTTTCTCCTTGCCATGATGTTGCTGTTCAGCATCCCGGCCTTCGCGGCTTCAGGAGAAGACCATCTATATCCGGGTGAAAAGCTTGTCAAAGGACAGTATCTAAAGTCTTCAAATGGCGAGTATCAATTCGTCTTGCAAGATGACGGGAATCTCGTACTTTACGGAAGGGGTAGAGCTTTGTGGGCTTCTAACACAAACGGTTCCGCTACTAGTAACGTAATTATGCAGGGAGACGGCAACCTAGTGATATACGGATACCCTAATGCAATTTGGCATTCCGGAACCTACAATAATCCTGGCGCAAGATTGATTGTTCAAAACGATGGCAACGTGGTTATATACTTAGGTCAAAAGGCTATCTGGGCCACAGGTACAAACTAA
- a CDS encoding NAD(P)H-dependent glycerol-3-phosphate dehydrogenase: protein MLTKRIAVIGAGSWGTALASVCAANDFHVTLWVRDQKNAHEININHTNEKYLPGITLPDTIVAETNLQQAVTGKTGIILALPSKAMREVVKQLSPWLDPNVTLIHATKGFELESLKRMSEVIREEVPKEIGDRIVVLTGPSHAEEVIQKSPTTVVVASECEDSMLKAQDILMNSYFRVYTNPDMIGAEIAGALKNIIALGAGLSDGLGYGDNAKAALLTRGLAEIGRLGVKLGANPLTFAGLAGVGDLVVTCTSKHSRNWRAGYMLGQGKNLDEVLAHMGMVVEGVRTTKAAQALAKREGVDMPITNVFYNVFFGDCSPRQAVEELMGRGRRLELEDIVRYKEK, encoded by the coding sequence ATGTTGACCAAACGCATAGCAGTGATTGGAGCGGGCAGTTGGGGTACCGCGCTAGCTTCCGTCTGTGCAGCGAATGATTTTCACGTGACATTATGGGTTCGTGATCAAAAAAATGCACATGAAATCAACATAAACCATACCAACGAAAAATACTTACCAGGAATTACGTTACCTGATACGATTGTGGCAGAAACGAATCTACAACAAGCTGTGACCGGAAAGACGGGCATTATCTTGGCGTTGCCTTCAAAAGCGATGCGAGAGGTAGTAAAACAATTATCTCCGTGGTTGGACCCTAATGTGACGCTCATTCATGCGACGAAAGGTTTTGAGCTAGAGAGCTTGAAACGCATGTCAGAAGTGATCAGAGAAGAGGTACCAAAGGAGATTGGAGATCGCATTGTCGTATTGACAGGACCAAGTCACGCTGAAGAAGTGATTCAAAAATCACCAACAACAGTCGTTGTAGCTTCTGAGTGTGAAGACAGCATGCTAAAAGCTCAAGATATTTTGATGAACTCCTACTTCCGTGTCTATACGAATCCTGACATGATTGGTGCTGAAATTGCTGGTGCTTTGAAAAATATCATTGCACTTGGAGCTGGGCTTAGCGACGGATTAGGATATGGGGATAATGCAAAAGCTGCTTTGTTAACCCGTGGTTTAGCTGAAATTGGACGTTTAGGTGTCAAATTGGGGGCTAATCCTTTGACGTTTGCTGGGCTTGCTGGAGTAGGTGACTTGGTGGTGACGTGTACCAGTAAGCATAGTCGCAACTGGCGAGCTGGCTATATGCTAGGTCAGGGAAAAAATCTCGATGAAGTACTTGCTCATATGGGAATGGTTGTAGAAGGTGTGCGGACCACCAAGGCTGCGCAAGCTCTAGCAAAGCGAGAAGGCGTAGACATGCCAATCACCAATGTATTCTATAATGTGTTCTTTGGAGATTGCTCCCCACGTCAAGCAGTTGAAGAGTTGATGGGGCGAGGTCGTCGACTTGAGCTAGAAGATATCGTTCGTTATAAAGAAAAATAG